A genome region from Chengkuizengella sp. SCS-71B includes the following:
- the fabD gene encoding ACP S-malonyltransferase, which produces MGKLAFLFPGQGSQYVGMGKGFYQYTLAKHRFEEANEALGMDLRKMCFEGNIKELTQTMNAQPAILTVSVIAFEIFMQEVGLEPMLLAGHSLGEYSALACVGSISFSDAVKMVRQRGILMQNSVSSGTGSMAAIMGMSCNELKQICENVSTDRYPVVIACNNSNEQNVISGHIFSIDKVMNILQESSSTTSPLNVSGPFHSPMMKKAAEELVLKLENYHFNKEKWPIISNVTALPYEQNESVIELLKLQMTKTVRWYDTMMYFHQQGVSHTLEMGPKTTLSNLCKKSINQIQTYSIGHIDDLSNVEKFIEHYHTTNLKTNLNLLENCLNSAMMHKNRNLDYEEFTKGVVIPYEQLKQLLIDTDVGLNESQMQTAVDTIRSILQAKKVTEHEQQRILSKIH; this is translated from the coding sequence ATGGGTAAATTAGCTTTTCTCTTTCCTGGACAAGGCTCTCAATATGTTGGTATGGGAAAGGGCTTTTATCAGTACACTCTTGCAAAACATCGTTTTGAAGAAGCCAACGAAGCACTTGGTATGGATTTAAGGAAAATGTGTTTTGAAGGTAATATCAAAGAATTAACACAAACGATGAATGCACAACCAGCCATTTTAACTGTTAGTGTTATTGCCTTTGAAATCTTTATGCAGGAAGTAGGATTAGAGCCTATGCTGTTAGCAGGACACAGCTTAGGGGAATATAGTGCTCTAGCATGCGTTGGTTCAATTTCATTTTCTGATGCAGTAAAGATGGTTAGACAGAGGGGAATTTTGATGCAAAATTCAGTATCCTCTGGAACAGGTTCAATGGCAGCGATTATGGGAATGAGTTGTAACGAACTAAAACAAATATGTGAAAATGTATCAACAGATCGTTACCCAGTTGTTATAGCATGTAACAACTCAAATGAACAAAATGTAATATCAGGTCATATATTTTCAATAGATAAAGTTATGAATATACTCCAAGAATCATCTTCCACTACATCTCCTTTAAATGTAAGCGGTCCATTTCATAGTCCTATGATGAAAAAAGCAGCTGAAGAATTGGTATTAAAATTAGAAAACTATCATTTTAACAAAGAAAAATGGCCTATTATATCAAATGTAACAGCATTACCATATGAACAAAATGAAAGTGTTATAGAATTGTTAAAATTGCAGATGACTAAAACCGTAAGGTGGTATGATACAATGATGTATTTCCATCAGCAGGGAGTAAGTCATACACTTGAAATGGGACCAAAAACTACGCTAAGCAATTTATGTAAAAAAAGTATAAATCAAATCCAAACTTATTCAATAGGTCATATAGATGATCTATCTAACGTAGAAAAATTTATAGAACATTATCACACTACAAATCTAAAAACGAATTTAAATCTCTTAGAAAATTGTCTTAACTCTGCAATGATGCATAAAAATAGAAATTTGGATTATGAAGAATTCACAAAAGGGGTAGTTATACCCTATGAACAATTAAAACAATTACTAATAGATACAGATGTAGGCTTGAATGAATCACAAATGCAAACAGCAGTTGATACAATTAGGTCTATTCTTCAAGCAAAGAAAGTAACAGAGCATGAACAGCAGAGAATTCTAAGCAAGATACATTAA
- a CDS encoding ABC transporter permease, protein MYSVWLLCLSNLRRKKVQNGMIAIIIMLSTLLLSTAVLVMNNTDEVFSNMHNEVNGSHQILYFEDGLYNPYPIFRWWQERKGVNSTELMEYRSLSWFKHQDKEVSNISLYMMNTPPVPASVDKLIFADGMKSNTPSEGTIWIPTSLAYSKNISIGDPMGFKTETGVLYLKVTAIVADVPFSQPFTITSRIWMNPNDYNQYIGNMRGTDKFMMGLRYDNVSNQSFHWNQFEHALGSPFLETSQDFESISSFYLIINQLISFIMIFLAIVMILAALYTIGYTISDAILSNVKTIGIIKSMGISSDHLVRVYVIQYALLTVISVLPGIISSFYFSKVIIRMSLSYLETKESLLNINFSKDAFFIGIMLISLVTLVSLFFALKAKSIQPAQAIRYGMTEKENMKRSKKLNASKNRMIGFELLPVAFVIGIRRIFQNIRGSILMITITAFTTSVLVFGCIFLFSIASIHKTIPLWGYDNSDINIEILDTSVLPVSALKQDLLNDNRIKNVNNIGNLYGIISETENKNNVTVKDTGVYIMTTDGKFDDIGFANILGENPKGDHEISIGINVSKKLNKSVGDTIDLYIQNYKGTYTITGIYQAIANLSNSARMTSDAMNKLNLNGEMENPLFLFNVLQGVSPDLMVSELTEKYGDAIFIATQETLINETFSQAVSILILPLSIMGLLFLIVAFIITYNINSMNIKKESKVYGIYKSIGMSSRQIRYSIATGSLFLAGAGVIIGIPIGIYILPILLNIILADYGIVEIPLIIEWYQIVAIAPFAIISVGLGAWFASKLIRKTSPKILIVE, encoded by the coding sequence ATGTATTCTGTATGGTTGTTGTGTTTATCCAACTTAAGAAGAAAAAAAGTTCAAAATGGGATGATTGCAATCATTATTATGCTATCTACATTACTCCTTTCAACAGCAGTTTTAGTAATGAATAATACAGATGAAGTTTTTTCTAACATGCATAACGAAGTGAATGGATCTCATCAAATTTTATATTTTGAAGATGGTTTATACAATCCCTATCCAATCTTTCGTTGGTGGCAAGAGCGAAAAGGAGTGAACTCAACGGAGTTAATGGAATATCGAAGTTTATCATGGTTTAAACATCAAGACAAGGAAGTTTCTAATATTAGTTTGTACATGATGAATACTCCACCAGTCCCAGCTTCAGTTGATAAGCTTATATTTGCAGATGGTATGAAATCTAACACGCCTAGTGAAGGAACAATTTGGATTCCAACATCGTTAGCTTATTCAAAGAATATTTCCATAGGAGACCCAATGGGATTTAAAACGGAAACAGGGGTACTTTATTTGAAGGTAACAGCTATTGTAGCAGATGTACCATTTAGCCAGCCCTTTACAATTACTTCAAGAATATGGATGAATCCAAACGATTATAATCAATATATTGGTAACATGCGGGGCACAGATAAATTTATGATGGGTTTACGTTACGATAACGTAAGTAATCAAAGTTTTCATTGGAATCAATTTGAACATGCCTTAGGTAGTCCTTTTTTAGAAACGTCACAGGATTTTGAGAGTATATCTTCCTTTTACTTAATTATAAATCAATTAATTAGTTTCATAATGATTTTTCTTGCAATTGTCATGATTTTAGCTGCTCTATATACGATTGGATACACGATATCTGATGCTATATTATCAAATGTAAAAACGATTGGAATTATCAAATCTATGGGTATCTCATCTGATCACTTGGTTCGTGTATATGTGATTCAGTACGCTCTTTTGACTGTGATCTCCGTCCTTCCTGGCATCATTTCTAGCTTTTACTTTTCAAAGGTTATTATTAGAATGTCTCTATCCTACTTAGAGACAAAAGAATCTTTATTAAACATTAACTTTTCTAAAGATGCTTTTTTTATTGGAATAATGCTCATTTCATTAGTCACTTTGGTCTCTCTATTTTTTGCATTAAAAGCAAAATCGATTCAACCTGCTCAAGCCATTAGATATGGTATGACAGAAAAAGAAAACATGAAAAGATCTAAAAAGTTAAATGCCTCAAAAAATAGAATGATTGGATTTGAGCTCTTACCAGTTGCGTTTGTCATTGGAATAAGAAGGATATTCCAAAATATTCGTGGATCGATACTAATGATTACCATCACTGCGTTTACAACGTCTGTCCTCGTTTTCGGATGTATATTCTTATTTAGCATTGCATCCATTCATAAGACGATCCCACTTTGGGGTTATGACAACTCTGATATAAATATTGAAATTCTAGATACATCAGTTTTACCTGTAAGTGCTTTAAAACAGGATCTATTAAATGACAATAGAATTAAAAATGTGAATAATATTGGTAATCTGTACGGAATCATTTCAGAAACTGAAAATAAGAACAATGTTACTGTAAAGGATACAGGAGTCTATATAATGACAACTGATGGGAAATTTGATGACATTGGATTTGCAAACATACTTGGTGAAAACCCTAAAGGTGATCATGAAATTTCTATTGGTATCAATGTATCTAAAAAATTAAATAAAAGTGTGGGGGATACAATCGACCTTTACATACAAAATTATAAAGGTACATATACCATAACGGGGATTTATCAAGCCATTGCAAACTTATCTAACTCTGCAAGGATGACATCAGATGCAATGAACAAGCTTAATCTTAATGGAGAGATGGAAAATCCATTGTTTTTATTCAACGTGCTTCAAGGGGTTTCACCAGATTTAATGGTTAGTGAACTGACTGAGAAGTACGGAGATGCTATTTTTATTGCAACTCAGGAAACATTGATTAATGAAACATTTTCTCAAGCCGTCTCTATATTAATTTTGCCCCTATCCATAATGGGTTTGTTATTTCTCATCGTTGCTTTCATCATTACTTATAATATTAACAGTATGAACATTAAAAAAGAAAGCAAAGTATACGGAATATATAAATCTATAGGAATGTCCTCAAGGCAAATTAGATATTCAATTGCAACAGGGTCATTGTTTCTTGCAGGAGCAGGTGTAATCATTGGGATTCCTATTGGTATTTACATATTGCCTATCTTGTTAAACATCATTTTAGCCGACTATGGTATAGTGGAGATACCTTTAATTATTGAATGGTATCAAATTGTAGCGATTGCTCCTTTTGCAATCATTTCAGTTGGGTTAGGAGCATGGTTTGCTTCAAAGTTAATAAGAAAAACTTCACCTAAAATTCTTATCGTAGAATAG
- a CDS encoding ABC transporter ATP-binding protein: MVKLMLTANVIEKERNKNKEVLLQAVRISKVYNSGSERFHAVKSIDLEIYKGDFTVIMGSSGSGKSTLLYMLSGLDNLTDGEIYFEDRRIDSFSEEDMARFRAHKIGYVYQSINLVPDLTLFENISFPGYVAGHNKIEVRKKALSLMKLMGIERLKERFPSQVSGGQQQRAAIARSLISTPEVIFADEPTGALNFQQGNNILDILTNVNLYGQSVVMVTHDLKAACRADRLILIKDGMVEGILELSKYKPEEMKEREKRIYSFVSRKE, translated from the coding sequence ATGGTGAAACTTATGTTAACTGCTAATGTAATTGAAAAGGAACGTAATAAAAACAAAGAAGTATTATTGCAGGCCGTCCGTATTTCGAAAGTTTACAATAGTGGAAGTGAAAGATTCCATGCAGTTAAAAGCATAGATTTAGAAATATATAAAGGTGATTTTACAGTTATTATGGGAAGCTCAGGGTCGGGTAAATCAACGCTTTTATATATGTTAAGTGGTTTGGATAATTTAACTGATGGTGAAATTTATTTTGAAGATAGAAGAATAGATTCATTTTCAGAAGAAGATATGGCTAGGTTCAGAGCGCATAAAATTGGATATGTTTATCAATCTATTAACCTAGTCCCTGATCTTACTTTGTTTGAAAATATTTCTTTTCCAGGTTACGTTGCAGGTCATAATAAAATCGAGGTTAGAAAAAAGGCATTATCTTTGATGAAATTAATGGGAATTGAGAGGTTAAAAGAAAGGTTTCCATCTCAGGTTTCTGGTGGTCAACAGCAAAGAGCAGCGATTGCTCGATCATTAATTAGCACACCGGAAGTTATTTTTGCAGATGAACCGACGGGTGCTTTAAATTTTCAACAAGGGAATAATATACTGGATATTTTAACAAATGTAAATCTATATGGACAATCCGTAGTTATGGTAACGCATGATTTAAAAGCAGCATGTAGGGCGGATCGACTTATTCTTATTAAAGATGGAATGGTGGAAGGGATTTTAGAATTGAGCAAATATAAACCAGAAGAAATGAAAGAGAGAGAAAAGAGAATTTATTCGTTTGTTTCTAGAAAGGAGTAA
- a CDS encoding ABC transporter ATP-binding protein, whose translation MQVVLETKNLLKNYGSTEALKNINIKLEENKIYGLLGRNGAGKTTFLNLISGSIFQDEGDIHFYGNQLKKGETPKPLCYVKEKNLFFGGAKVIDLLDYAAPYYENWDWDFAKKLLNLFELDPNKKFKKLSRGMESLVGITIGLASRAPITAFDEPVLGLDPLMREKFYNVLVEDYAEHPRTIFMSTHLIDEVSKIVEKIFIMESGSIKLADDMENIKNKSYFISGKNIEVESFLQDKNMIHRETHGSITIAAIYDTLSNEEKEKAATMELSVDNMPLQKFFSYYSLGGEDNE comes from the coding sequence ATGCAGGTCGTATTGGAAACCAAAAACCTACTCAAAAATTACGGAAGTACAGAAGCATTAAAAAATATAAACATAAAACTAGAGGAAAATAAAATATATGGGCTCCTGGGAAGGAATGGAGCAGGGAAAACAACTTTTTTAAATTTAATTAGCGGTAGTATTTTTCAAGATGAAGGGGATATTCATTTTTACGGAAATCAATTAAAAAAAGGTGAAACGCCTAAACCTCTTTGTTACGTCAAAGAAAAAAACTTGTTCTTTGGTGGGGCAAAGGTCATTGATTTGTTAGATTATGCTGCACCTTATTATGAAAATTGGGACTGGGATTTTGCCAAGAAGCTATTAAATCTTTTTGAACTGGATCCAAATAAAAAGTTTAAAAAACTTTCCCGAGGTATGGAATCACTAGTTGGGATCACTATCGGACTTGCGAGCAGAGCACCCATTACTGCTTTTGATGAACCTGTATTAGGCTTAGATCCTTTAATGAGAGAGAAGTTTTATAATGTTCTTGTTGAGGATTATGCAGAACACCCTCGAACGATTTTCATGTCGACACATTTAATTGATGAAGTTTCTAAAATTGTAGAAAAAATATTTATTATGGAATCTGGTTCAATCAAACTAGCAGATGACATGGAAAATATTAAGAACAAATCATATTTTATATCCGGAAAAAATATTGAGGTAGAATCTTTTTTACAGGACAAGAATATGATTCATAGAGAAACCCATGGAAGCATTACAATCGCTGCTATCTATGATACTCTGAGCAATGAAGAAAAGGAAAAGGCAGCCACAATGGAACTTTCTGTTGATAATATGCCGTTGCAAAAATTTTTCTCGTATTATTCTTTAGGAGGGGAAGATAATGAATAG
- a CDS encoding GntR family transcriptional regulator: MIILKASFDDGQPIFLQIAEMIEDDILNQTYEIDDQVMSTTAFAKTFQINPATAVKGINLLVEEGILFKRRGLGMFVAEGAVEKILKKRRDSFYSQYVQKMLNEAKKINLTTDDVIKLIKNEKRSE; this comes from the coding sequence GTGATTATATTGAAGGCTAGCTTTGATGATGGGCAGCCGATATTTTTACAAATAGCTGAAATGATCGAAGATGATATTTTAAACCAAACATATGAAATAGATGACCAAGTCATGTCAACCACAGCTTTTGCAAAAACTTTTCAAATTAATCCTGCGACAGCAGTAAAAGGAATTAATTTGCTTGTAGAAGAAGGTATTTTGTTCAAAAGGAGAGGATTGGGTATGTTTGTTGCTGAGGGTGCCGTGGAGAAAATTTTGAAAAAAAGAAGAGATTCTTTTTATAGTCAATATGTACAGAAGATGTTAAATGAAGCTAAAAAAATAAATTTAACAACGGATGATGTAATCAAGTTGATTAAAAATGAAAAAAGGAGTGAATAG
- a CDS encoding multicopper oxidase family protein has protein sequence MSKKMITKLNFRILMIIFSITIFVIIVGCQSEEHNQSSGVGQISITDIPLEKPMNVNSKHFDLVAKKATWNIKGKSFEAWTYNGTIPGEEIRVEEGDWVEVILKNELDEPVTIHWHGMVLPNGMDGVAGITQNAVQPEETFTYQFKALESGTYWYHSHQNGFEQVDRGLYGALIVEPKEKSYDHDYVLMLDEWDIGENNRGMMNMMGERGTPGEMDSQMLYQTFTVNGKSAPNIQPIDVNDGEIVRLRIINAGYQKHVLYLNDHPYRIVAIDSKEVVNAQLTTDVLTVAPGERIDLEFKETQTKDWFIDSPNAVEEAEDIKIPVNIVGIDEKSSYSYRDAKNLKLIDITQQGNMKPIIDINQKQDIEYTMDLSVDMGMMQRGMSYTINGETFPDTEPIQVNKGDLVKVNITNNSMLDHPMHLHGHYFQVISKNGTPLEIPLVKDLINVKPHEQYEILFIADNPGDWLFHCHDLLHAANGMITAVKYNGYYSPFELNGEFHNEPE, from the coding sequence ATGAGTAAGAAGATGATAACGAAGCTGAATTTTAGAATTTTAATGATTATATTTTCGATAACTATCTTTGTTATCATAGTAGGTTGCCAATCTGAAGAACACAACCAAAGCTCTGGAGTGGGACAAATTAGTATAACTGACATTCCTCTAGAGAAACCAATGAATGTGAATAGCAAACATTTTGATTTAGTTGCAAAAAAAGCAACATGGAATATAAAAGGAAAATCGTTTGAAGCTTGGACCTATAATGGCACAATTCCAGGGGAAGAGATACGTGTAGAAGAAGGTGATTGGGTTGAAGTTATCTTAAAAAATGAGTTAGACGAACCTGTAACAATCCATTGGCATGGTATGGTTTTACCAAATGGAATGGATGGAGTGGCTGGTATCACTCAAAATGCTGTACAACCAGAAGAAACATTTACGTATCAATTTAAAGCTTTAGAGTCAGGTACTTATTGGTATCATTCTCATCAAAATGGCTTTGAGCAAGTTGATCGTGGACTTTATGGTGCGTTAATCGTTGAACCTAAAGAGAAAAGTTATGATCACGATTATGTATTGATGTTAGATGAATGGGATATAGGTGAGAATAATAGGGGAATGATGAATATGATGGGTGAGAGGGGCACCCCTGGAGAAATGGATTCACAAATGTTGTATCAAACATTTACGGTGAATGGAAAAAGTGCTCCTAATATTCAACCAATTGATGTTAATGATGGTGAGATTGTAAGACTGCGAATTATTAATGCAGGTTATCAAAAACATGTTTTATATTTAAATGATCATCCATATCGTATAGTAGCTATTGATAGTAAAGAGGTAGTAAATGCCCAATTAACTACAGATGTCTTAACGGTTGCCCCTGGAGAAAGAATTGATCTTGAATTTAAGGAAACTCAAACGAAAGATTGGTTTATTGATAGCCCAAATGCTGTAGAGGAAGCAGAGGATATAAAAATTCCAGTTAATATCGTTGGAATTGATGAGAAGAGTAGTTATTCATATAGAGATGCAAAAAATTTGAAACTGATTGATATAACACAACAAGGTAATATGAAGCCTATCATTGATATCAATCAAAAACAAGATATTGAATATACGATGGATCTTTCTGTTGATATGGGGATGATGCAAAGAGGTATGTCCTACACTATTAATGGGGAAACCTTTCCTGATACAGAACCTATTCAGGTAAACAAAGGTGATCTTGTCAAAGTAAATATTACAAATAATAGTATGTTAGATCATCCGATGCATTTACATGGCCATTATTTTCAAGTGATTTCGAAAAACGGAACTCCACTTGAGATTCCTCTGGTTAAAGATCTAATTAATGTAAAACCACATGAACAATATGAGATTCTATTTATTGCCGATAACCCTGGTGATTGGTTATTCCATTGTCATGATCTTTTACATGCTGCTAACGGGATGATAACAGCAGTAAAGTATAATGGATACTATTCTCCATTTGAACTTAATGGGGAATTTCATAATGAACCTGAATAG